A genomic stretch from Kribbella amoyensis includes:
- a CDS encoding LLM class flavin-dependent oxidoreductase produces MQFGVFTVGDVTENPTTGTTVSEAERIKAMVTIALKAEEVGLDVFATGEHHNPPFVPSSPTTLLGFVAARTSKLVLSTSTTLITTNDPVKIAEDYAMLQHLADGRVDLMMGRGNTGPVYPWFGQDIRNGIQLAIENYALLRRLWREDVVDWEGKFRTPLQGFTSTPRPLDGVPPFVWHGSIRSPEIAEQAAYYGDGFFHNNIFWPVEHTQRMIDLYRRRFEHYGHGSADQAIVGLGGQVFLRKNSQDAVREFRPYFDNAPVYGHGPSLEDFSRETPLTVGSPQEVIERTLTFREKFGDYQRQLFLMDHAGLPLKTVLEQLDLLGEEVVPVLRKEFAANRPAHVPDAPTHASLKTAAERAHALESLSTPESVAVDGINQ; encoded by the coding sequence ATGCAGTTCGGTGTGTTCACCGTCGGCGACGTGACCGAGAACCCGACGACCGGGACCACGGTCAGCGAGGCCGAGCGGATCAAGGCGATGGTGACGATCGCGCTGAAGGCGGAGGAGGTCGGGCTGGACGTCTTCGCGACCGGCGAGCACCACAACCCGCCGTTCGTGCCGTCGTCGCCGACCACGCTGCTCGGTTTCGTCGCCGCGCGGACGTCGAAGCTGGTGCTGTCCACCTCGACCACACTGATCACCACCAACGACCCGGTGAAGATCGCCGAGGACTACGCGATGCTGCAGCACCTGGCCGACGGCCGGGTCGACCTGATGATGGGTCGTGGCAACACCGGCCCGGTGTACCCGTGGTTCGGCCAGGACATCCGGAACGGGATCCAGCTAGCGATCGAGAACTACGCCCTGCTGCGCCGGCTCTGGCGCGAGGACGTGGTCGACTGGGAGGGGAAGTTCCGTACGCCGCTGCAGGGGTTCACCTCGACGCCGCGGCCGTTGGACGGGGTCCCGCCGTTCGTCTGGCACGGGTCGATCCGCAGTCCCGAGATCGCCGAGCAGGCGGCGTACTACGGTGACGGCTTCTTCCACAACAACATCTTCTGGCCGGTCGAGCACACCCAGCGGATGATCGACCTGTACCGCCGCCGGTTCGAGCACTACGGCCACGGCAGCGCCGACCAGGCCATCGTGGGGTTGGGCGGCCAGGTGTTCCTGCGGAAGAACTCGCAGGACGCGGTGCGTGAGTTCCGGCCGTACTTCGACAACGCGCCGGTGTACGGGCACGGTCCCTCGCTGGAGGACTTCAGCCGGGAGACCCCATTGACGGTGGGCAGCCCGCAGGAGGTGATCGAGCGGACCCTGACGTTCCGGGAGAAGTTCGGTGACTACCAGCGGCAGCTGTTCCTGATGGACCACGCCGGCCTGCCGCTGAAGACGGTGCTCGAGCAGCTCGACCTGCTCGGCGAAGAGGTCGTCCCGGTGCTCCGCAAGGAGTTCGCCGCCAACCGGCCCGCGCACGTCCCGGACGCGCCGACCCACGCGTCGCTGAAGACGGCGGCCGAGCGGGCCCACGCGCTGGAGTCGCTGAGTACGCCGGAGTCCGTGGCCGTCGACGGGATCAACCAATGA
- a CDS encoding maleylpyruvate isomerase family mycothiol-dependent enzyme, with protein sequence MADHVWDLVRAERTALAEDLAGLTDAEWETRSLCTELSVREVLAHLTAGATLTFPRWMAGVIRHRFNFDQQLVVRLREYLGDSAGETLAGFRATVPRTTSPFGRWSGTVSMLAETVVHAEDIRRPLGIERTYPEEVLTKVAEHYHGSDMTVPAKSRVKGLHLKATDSPFEAGQGPTVTGPTIALIMTTTGRPAHFPLLSGPGKATLQSRC encoded by the coding sequence ATGGCGGACCACGTGTGGGATCTGGTGCGGGCGGAACGAACGGCGCTCGCCGAGGATCTCGCCGGCCTGACGGACGCGGAGTGGGAGACGCGCTCGCTCTGTACGGAGCTGTCGGTCCGTGAGGTGCTCGCTCATCTGACGGCGGGCGCGACGCTGACCTTTCCCCGCTGGATGGCGGGCGTGATCCGGCACCGCTTCAACTTCGACCAGCAGCTCGTGGTCCGGCTGCGGGAGTACCTGGGCGACTCGGCCGGGGAGACGCTGGCCGGCTTCCGCGCGACCGTGCCGCGGACCACCTCGCCGTTCGGGCGCTGGAGCGGCACCGTGAGCATGCTCGCCGAGACGGTCGTCCACGCGGAGGACATCCGCCGGCCCCTCGGCATCGAGCGCACCTACCCCGAAGAGGTACTGACCAAGGTCGCCGAGCACTACCACGGCAGCGATATGACCGTGCCGGCCAAGTCCCGCGTCAAAGGCCTCCACCTGAAGGCCACCGACTCGCCCTTCGAAGCCGGCCAGGGACCGACCGTCACCGGTCCGACCATCGCCCTCATCATGACCACGACCGGCCGACCGGCCCATTTCCCCCTCCTCAGCGGCCCCGGCAAGGCCACTCTCCAAAGCCGCTGCTGA
- a CDS encoding tetratricopeptide repeat protein: protein MEDMRALSYGLGQQYFEERDYRGAIRALAPIVEETPEDVGTRLLLARAYYHAALLKPAEEQLREVLQREPTESYAHLMMARTLERQSRADEAGKHRRIVAALTGDEDHLQPHRP from the coding sequence ATGGAAGACATGCGTGCACTGAGCTACGGCCTCGGCCAGCAGTACTTCGAGGAGCGCGACTACCGCGGAGCGATCCGCGCCCTGGCCCCGATCGTCGAGGAGACGCCCGAGGACGTCGGGACGCGGCTGCTGCTGGCCCGCGCGTACTACCACGCGGCCCTGCTGAAGCCGGCCGAGGAGCAGCTGCGCGAGGTCCTGCAGCGGGAGCCGACCGAGTCGTACGCGCACCTGATGATGGCGCGCACGCTGGAGCGGCAGTCCCGCGCCGACGAGGCGGGTAAGCACCGCCGGATCGTCGCGGCGCTGACCGGCGACGAGGACCACCTCCAGCCGCACCGGCCGTAG
- a CDS encoding aldo/keto reductase has product MADQTPSTRRIRDVEVSAIGLGGMPMSIEGRPDEQRSIATIHAALDAGITLIDTADAYHLTATDVGHNESLIATALGSYGGDTSNVLVATKGGHLRPGDGSWQVNGSPEYLKQAADASLKRLGVDAIGLYQFHRPDPNTPYEDSLGAIRDLLDAGKIRLAGISNANPDQIRQANEILGGRLASVQNQFSPRFRSSEPELDLCDELGIAFLPWSPLGGISRAADLGESHPAFHQLAAELGVSPQQVTLAWMLAKSPVVIPIPGSSRPETIQDSYRATELSLTADQVRALDAA; this is encoded by the coding sequence ATGGCAGACCAGACCCCCAGCACCCGCCGGATCCGTGACGTCGAGGTCAGCGCGATCGGCCTCGGCGGTATGCCGATGTCGATCGAGGGCCGGCCCGACGAGCAGCGCTCGATCGCGACCATCCACGCCGCCCTCGACGCCGGGATCACCCTGATCGACACGGCCGACGCGTACCACCTGACCGCGACCGACGTCGGCCACAACGAGTCCCTGATCGCGACGGCGCTCGGCTCCTACGGCGGCGACACCTCGAACGTCCTGGTCGCGACCAAGGGCGGCCACCTCCGTCCGGGCGACGGCTCCTGGCAGGTGAACGGCTCCCCCGAGTACCTCAAGCAGGCCGCCGACGCGTCGCTCAAGCGGCTCGGCGTGGACGCGATCGGGCTGTACCAGTTCCACCGGCCGGACCCGAACACGCCGTACGAGGACTCGCTCGGCGCGATCCGCGACCTGCTCGACGCGGGCAAGATCCGGCTGGCCGGCATCTCCAACGCGAACCCGGACCAGATCCGGCAGGCCAACGAGATCCTCGGCGGCCGGCTCGCCTCGGTGCAGAACCAGTTCTCCCCGCGGTTCCGCTCCAGCGAGCCCGAGCTGGACCTCTGCGACGAGCTCGGTATCGCGTTCCTGCCGTGGTCCCCGCTCGGCGGCATCTCCCGCGCCGCGGATCTCGGCGAGTCGCACCCGGCGTTCCACCAGCTCGCGGCCGAGCTCGGGGTCAGCCCGCAGCAGGTCACGCTGGCCTGGATGCTGGCGAAGTCACCGGTCGTCATCCCGATCCCGGGCTCGAGCCGGCCCGAGACGATCCAGGACTCGTACCGTGCGACCGAGCTGAGCCTGACCGCCGACCAGGTGCGCGCACTCGACGCCGCCTGA
- a CDS encoding alkaline phosphatase D family protein → MAHRPPPSQPPLPPGLGRRSFLQLSGLTAATVALGVAAPASADASPRRAVPSGAFALGVASGDPTTEGFVLWTRLAPEPLALDGHGGMPREDVPVQWEVAEDERFAKVVKTGTAIASADLGHSVHPEVRGLAAGREYFYRFRVGKEVSPAGRSKTLPAGAASRFTFALASCQAWYHGHFAAYRDLAQREVDAVFFLGDYIYEYGIVAGGNLWRQGVEVGPEHGVEIETLEQYRLRYALFKTDPQLQAAHASAPWLHTWDDHEVQNNYGSDNSLYGIPPELFVHRRAVAYRAFYENLPLSLNSLPQGPDTQVYRRFDVGTLARLNLLDTRQHRDPVPVDAADQNSEQRTIMGPTQEQWLYDGLTGSPATWNLIANGVVVSAVSNDRIEQWDGYPANRRRLVTALQDTSNPVVLTGDIHRHVASELKADFADPSSRTVGVELVCSSIGSDGDGADTDKYAQDWLRHPYVKLYNARRGYVHATLTPTEMVSEFVAFPYVEADANAQPKTVARFRTPAGAPRLEAL, encoded by the coding sequence ATGGCCCACCGTCCGCCACCCTCCCAACCTCCCCTGCCGCCGGGACTCGGCCGCAGGTCGTTCCTCCAGCTCAGCGGCCTGACCGCGGCCACCGTGGCCCTCGGCGTCGCGGCACCCGCCAGTGCCGACGCGAGCCCGCGCCGCGCCGTACCGTCCGGTGCGTTCGCTCTCGGCGTCGCGTCCGGTGACCCGACCACCGAGGGCTTCGTCCTGTGGACCCGCCTCGCGCCCGAGCCGCTCGCGCTCGACGGACACGGCGGGATGCCACGCGAGGACGTCCCGGTGCAGTGGGAGGTCGCCGAGGACGAGCGGTTCGCCAAGGTCGTGAAGACCGGCACCGCGATCGCCTCGGCCGATCTCGGCCACTCCGTCCACCCCGAGGTCCGCGGGCTCGCCGCGGGTCGCGAGTACTTCTACCGCTTCCGCGTCGGCAAAGAGGTCAGCCCGGCCGGCCGGTCGAAGACGCTCCCGGCCGGCGCGGCCTCGCGGTTCACGTTCGCGCTCGCGTCCTGCCAGGCCTGGTACCACGGGCACTTCGCCGCGTACCGCGATCTCGCCCAGCGCGAGGTGGACGCGGTGTTCTTCCTCGGCGACTACATCTACGAGTACGGCATCGTTGCTGGGGGCAACCTCTGGCGCCAGGGGGTCGAGGTCGGGCCGGAGCACGGTGTGGAGATCGAGACGCTGGAGCAGTACCGGCTTCGGTACGCCCTCTTCAAGACGGACCCGCAGCTGCAGGCCGCCCACGCGTCGGCGCCATGGCTGCACACGTGGGACGACCACGAGGTGCAGAACAACTACGGCTCGGACAACTCGCTTTACGGCATCCCGCCGGAGCTGTTCGTGCATCGTCGCGCCGTGGCGTACCGCGCGTTCTACGAGAACCTCCCGCTCTCGCTGAACAGCCTGCCGCAGGGCCCGGACACCCAGGTGTACCGGCGGTTCGACGTCGGCACCCTGGCCCGGCTCAACTTGCTCGACACCCGCCAGCACCGCGACCCGGTGCCGGTCGACGCCGCCGACCAGAACTCCGAGCAACGCACGATCATGGGCCCGACCCAGGAGCAGTGGCTGTACGACGGCCTGACCGGCTCCCCGGCAACGTGGAACCTGATCGCCAACGGCGTCGTGGTCAGCGCGGTCAGCAACGACCGGATCGAGCAATGGGACGGCTATCCCGCGAACCGGCGCCGCCTGGTCACCGCGTTGCAGGACACCAGCAACCCGGTCGTGCTGACCGGCGACATCCACCGTCACGTGGCGTCCGAGCTGAAGGCGGATTTCGCCGATCCGTCCTCGCGGACCGTCGGGGTCGAGCTGGTCTGCTCGTCGATCGGGTCCGACGGCGACGGCGCGGACACCGACAAGTACGCGCAGGACTGGCTCCGCCACCCGTACGTGAAGCTGTACAACGCGCGCCGCGGCTACGTGCACGCCACCCTGACCCCGACCGAGATGGTGTCGGAGTTCGTCGCGTTCCCGTACGTCGAGGCCGACGCGAACGCCCAGCCGAAGACCGTGGCCCGGTTCCGTACCCCCGCCGGCGCACCCCGACTGGAGGCCCTCTGA
- a CDS encoding polysaccharide lyase family protein has protein sequence MPPTPPITGLRGSGQIGTTTLDWTPVPWATVVDHYAVYCAAPNAGWSLIGKTVYPHFVHRGLGFAGVTRSYRVVTVDAAGNTSKPSATIKAANQTSVTVSGRPIARVGQYDGKGSEFALSPDQSSQYPAKFPNDVDYTYGTSVPATHWSYLQPGPSDKWAGSKNHRVRFRFDLAAVPAKDLDLALWLIDSHATIPGSAILSVNGTQVERITFANGATKGSLIADSTYPGSPLKPSYVERPLPRNLFEPGQNVVELLKDQGSWIAFDAFGVYGRP, from the coding sequence ATGCCCCCGACCCCACCGATCACCGGCCTGCGCGGCTCCGGCCAGATCGGCACCACCACGCTGGACTGGACCCCGGTGCCCTGGGCAACGGTCGTCGACCACTACGCGGTGTACTGCGCGGCGCCGAACGCGGGCTGGTCGCTGATCGGCAAGACGGTGTACCCGCACTTCGTCCACCGCGGACTCGGTTTCGCCGGCGTGACCAGGTCGTACCGGGTCGTCACCGTCGACGCGGCCGGGAACACCTCGAAGCCGTCGGCCACGATCAAGGCGGCGAACCAGACCTCGGTCACCGTCTCGGGCCGCCCGATCGCGCGGGTCGGCCAGTACGACGGCAAGGGATCCGAGTTCGCCCTCTCGCCGGACCAGAGCTCGCAGTACCCGGCGAAGTTCCCGAACGACGTGGACTACACCTACGGGACGTCGGTCCCGGCGACGCACTGGAGCTACCTGCAGCCGGGCCCGTCGGACAAGTGGGCGGGCTCCAAGAACCACCGGGTCCGGTTCCGGTTCGACCTGGCCGCGGTCCCCGCCAAGGACCTCGACCTGGCGCTCTGGTTGATCGACAGCCACGCCACGATCCCCGGGTCCGCGATCCTGTCGGTGAACGGCACCCAGGTGGAGCGGATCACCTTCGCCAACGGCGCCACCAAGGGCTCGCTGATCGCCGACTCGACGTACCCGGGGTCGCCGTTGAAACCGTCGTACGTCGAGCGCCCGTTGCCGCGGAACCTCTTCGAACCCGGCCAGAACGTGGTCGAGCTGCTGAAGGACCAGGGCTCCTGGATCGCGTTCGACGCGTTCGGCGTGTACGGCCGGCCCTGA
- the dhaK gene encoding dihydroxyacetone kinase subunit DhaK: protein MKKFVNDPKNFVAEMLEGLALANPTTLRYVPEYNLIMRADAPDPNKVSIVQGSGSGHEPAHVMTVGKGMLDAACPGDVFAAPPTDYVYETVKLVSSPKGVLLLVNNYTGDRMAFEMAQELAEAEDITVKTLFINDDVAVQDSTYTVGRRGVAGNFFVMKAVGAAAERGADLDEVARIGEKVNSVTRTMGMALTACTPPAKGSPLFDLPADEIEMGVGIHGEPGRKREKLMPANQIVDELLTAVVDDLPFQSGDRVALMVNGLGGTPISELYLIYGYAHKQLDSKGITIARSYVGEYCTSLDMAGASITLVRLDDEIESLLREPAEIAIRVF from the coding sequence GTGAAGAAATTCGTCAACGACCCGAAGAACTTCGTCGCGGAGATGCTGGAGGGGCTCGCCCTCGCCAACCCGACGACGCTGAGGTACGTGCCCGAGTACAACCTGATCATGCGGGCCGACGCGCCCGACCCGAACAAGGTCTCGATCGTGCAGGGCTCCGGCTCCGGCCACGAGCCCGCCCACGTGATGACGGTCGGCAAGGGCATGCTGGACGCCGCCTGTCCGGGCGACGTGTTCGCCGCTCCGCCGACGGACTACGTGTACGAGACGGTCAAGCTGGTCTCGTCGCCGAAGGGCGTACTGCTGCTGGTGAACAACTACACCGGTGACCGGATGGCGTTCGAGATGGCGCAGGAGCTCGCCGAGGCCGAGGACATCACGGTGAAGACCTTGTTCATCAACGACGACGTGGCCGTCCAGGACTCGACGTACACGGTCGGCCGGCGCGGGGTCGCGGGCAACTTCTTCGTGATGAAGGCGGTCGGCGCGGCCGCGGAGCGCGGGGCGGACCTGGACGAGGTGGCCCGGATCGGCGAGAAGGTCAACAGCGTCACCCGGACGATGGGGATGGCGCTCACCGCGTGTACGCCGCCGGCCAAGGGCTCGCCGTTGTTCGACCTGCCGGCCGACGAGATCGAGATGGGCGTCGGGATCCACGGTGAGCCGGGCCGCAAACGCGAGAAGCTGATGCCGGCCAACCAGATCGTCGACGAACTGCTCACCGCGGTCGTGGACGACCTGCCGTTCCAGTCCGGCGACCGGGTCGCGCTGATGGTCAACGGGCTCGGCGGAACGCCGATCAGCGAGCTGTACCTGATCTACGGGTACGCCCACAAACAGCTGGACAGCAAGGGCATCACGATCGCCCGCAGCTACGTCGGCGAGTACTGCACCTCGCTCGACATGGCCGGCGCGTCGATCACGCTGGTCCGGCTGGACGACGAGATCGAGAGCCTGCTGCGGGAGCCGGCCGAGATCGCGATCCGGGTGTTCTGA
- the dhaL gene encoding dihydroxyacetone kinase subunit DhaL → MATQSFADLEFVVRTMAQTAVDNEKAFGDLDAVVGDGDFGYSLARGFEIVLAEWDTFDRSDAGTFLQKVALVISKRIGGTSGPLWGTAFLRAASAVKGKQDLTGDDVVAMLRAAAEGIKVRGKSDVGDKTLLDALVPLTDAVEQRLDSGTGTSGPEVAKVAAETARTAADATATLQAMRGRASYTGERSIGSPDAGAVGIAVMAERVAAEWPS, encoded by the coding sequence ATGGCAACGCAGAGCTTCGCCGACCTGGAGTTCGTCGTCCGGACGATGGCCCAGACCGCCGTCGACAACGAGAAGGCGTTCGGGGACCTGGACGCGGTCGTCGGCGACGGCGACTTCGGCTACTCGCTGGCGCGTGGCTTCGAGATCGTGCTGGCCGAGTGGGACACGTTCGACCGGTCCGACGCGGGCACGTTCCTGCAGAAGGTCGCGCTGGTGATCTCCAAGCGGATCGGCGGCACGTCCGGACCGTTGTGGGGGACGGCCTTCCTGCGGGCCGCGTCCGCCGTGAAGGGCAAGCAGGACCTGACCGGTGACGACGTGGTCGCGATGTTGCGGGCCGCTGCCGAGGGCATCAAGGTGCGCGGCAAGTCCGACGTCGGCGACAAGACCCTGCTCGACGCGCTGGTCCCGCTGACCGACGCGGTCGAGCAGCGGCTGGACAGCGGCACCGGTACGAGTGGTCCCGAGGTCGCCAAGGTCGCGGCCGAGACGGCCCGGACCGCCGCCGACGCCACGGCCACGCTGCAGGCGATGCGCGGCCGGGCGAGTTACACCGGCGAACGGAGCATCGGCTCACCCGACGCCGGTGCCGTCGGCATCGCCGTGATGGCCGAACGGGTGGCGGCCGAGTGGCCGTCCTGA
- a CDS encoding HAD-IA family hydrolase codes for MPAVIFDCDGVLADTERFGHLPAFNQTFQEFGLPVRWSEEEYGEKVRIGGGKERMRSLLTPDFVEEAGLPTGAEALGEVVARWHRRKTEIYVGIIASGAIPPRPGIHRIIEEAAAAGWILAVASTSAEESVRSVLERAAGADLAQRFGVYAGDVVQHKKPAPDIYELAVAGLHADRDRTIVIEDSSNGLLAARAAGLTCAVTVSGYTRDEDFTDAALVVSSLGDPGTDTEVIADPFGLAPRPFVRLADLDALLSTAGSPA; via the coding sequence GTGCCCGCGGTGATCTTCGACTGCGACGGGGTGCTCGCCGACACCGAGCGGTTCGGCCACCTGCCGGCGTTCAACCAGACCTTCCAGGAGTTCGGGCTGCCGGTGCGGTGGTCCGAGGAGGAGTACGGCGAGAAGGTCAGGATCGGCGGCGGCAAGGAGCGGATGCGGTCGCTGCTGACGCCTGACTTCGTCGAGGAGGCGGGCCTGCCGACCGGCGCGGAGGCGCTGGGCGAGGTGGTCGCGCGGTGGCACCGGCGCAAGACCGAGATCTACGTCGGGATCATCGCCAGCGGAGCGATCCCACCACGGCCCGGGATCCACCGCATCATCGAGGAGGCCGCCGCGGCCGGCTGGATCCTCGCCGTCGCGTCCACGTCCGCCGAGGAGTCGGTCCGCAGCGTGCTGGAACGCGCGGCCGGCGCAGACCTCGCCCAGCGGTTCGGGGTGTACGCCGGGGACGTGGTCCAGCACAAGAAGCCCGCGCCCGACATCTACGAGCTGGCCGTGGCCGGTCTGCACGCCGATCGGGATCGGACCATCGTGATCGAGGACAGCAGCAACGGCCTGCTCGCGGCCCGGGCCGCCGGGCTGACCTGCGCCGTCACGGTCAGCGGCTACACCCGGGACGAGGACTTCACCGACGCCGCGCTGGTCGTGTCGTCGCTGGGCGACCCCGGCACGGACACCGAGGTGATCGCCGACCCGTTCGGCCTCGCGCCCCGGCCGTTCGTCCGGCTCGCCGATCTGGACGCCCTGCTCAGTACGGCCGGCAGTCCGGCCTGA
- a CDS encoding class II fructose-bisphosphate aldolase produces MPVVPLQEILSDAFARRYGVPAINILNDLTLEGVLAAAVESRSPLIVQTSVKTVRSIGSDVLYAMWIAMTNDIDVPVTLHLDHCPERAVITECLDRGWNSVLFDASSMPLAENTRQTVEVVAEARRHGAHVEGEIEAITGVEDDHGSDEEAQRLSLEASLDFLDVTGVDVFAPSIGNAHGSYKKAPVLDAQRVSDIVAAHPVPIALHGGSGLSDAQFQDLIARGCAKVNISTALKETYMKSNLDFLRATAEKDKWDPPSLFRAVRADVMELTSALMTQFGSAGRAG; encoded by the coding sequence GTGCCAGTCGTTCCGTTGCAGGAGATCCTGTCCGACGCGTTCGCGCGCCGGTACGGCGTCCCGGCCATCAACATCCTCAACGACCTCACCCTGGAAGGCGTCCTCGCCGCCGCGGTCGAGAGCCGTTCGCCGCTGATCGTGCAGACGTCGGTGAAGACCGTGAGGTCGATCGGCAGTGACGTTCTGTACGCGATGTGGATCGCGATGACCAACGACATCGACGTCCCGGTGACGCTGCACCTGGACCACTGTCCCGAGCGCGCCGTGATCACCGAGTGCCTGGACCGCGGCTGGAACTCGGTGCTCTTCGACGCGTCCAGCATGCCGCTGGCGGAGAACACCCGGCAGACCGTCGAGGTGGTCGCCGAGGCCCGCCGGCACGGCGCCCACGTGGAGGGCGAGATCGAGGCGATCACCGGCGTCGAGGACGACCACGGGTCCGACGAAGAGGCGCAGCGGCTCAGCTTGGAGGCGTCGCTGGACTTCCTCGACGTCACCGGCGTGGACGTGTTCGCCCCGTCGATCGGCAACGCGCACGGGTCGTACAAGAAGGCGCCTGTCCTGGACGCCCAGCGCGTGTCCGACATCGTCGCGGCGCACCCGGTACCGATCGCGCTGCACGGTGGTAGCGGCTTGTCGGACGCGCAGTTCCAGGATCTGATCGCACGCGGGTGCGCCAAGGTGAACATCTCCACCGCGCTCAAGGAGACGTACATGAAATCGAACCTCGACTTCCTGCGCGCGACCGCGGAGAAGGACAAGTGGGACCCGCCGTCGCTGTTCCGCGCGGTCCGGGCCGACGTGATGGAGCTGACGAGCGCGCTGATGACGCAGTTCGGCAGCGCCGGACGGGCCGGGTGA
- a CDS encoding response regulator — MGVRIDPHDKIDALTGAVEDLAGQFTLQPLLRRILTRAISLLGGGAGSICSVDEQAGVYRKEADLGVSCQEGRSFPLDEGVTGAVVANRAPMVFDSYAEVRGGHVAPGERDRLHATVGVPIEWAGRIIGVCVVFSTDPALRFRDEDVRLLGLFAKHAAIAITNARLHADADDRTRRLAVSAERERVVRDVHDAVARALGSILMHIDAVDGALDPATAAHLAAARTTAGNALAETRRTVLGLGPALLEPHSLDDALAMELGWARSTTGIRTDLVVTGEWPHPAPELGQQALRIVQEALTNVVLHAQASLVRVGVLYGTEDLTIVVEDNGCGFDPARLATGPRTGLGLTGIVARAKHLGADLQIESTPGWGTRVRAHVPYERTAIGGRSGEDSWRILVVHPRPIVRAGLVRLLARAEPEIQVVGEIGEARAVVDAVRVLEPDVVLLDLQMPELDGARLTSYIRAARPGTSILVLADDTADDLLRAAVMAGARGCVGSAADGPALARAVLAAARGDVALTEQVLHRFVGARAESLDEALTEREHEVRRLVERGLPDKRIASLLGISVKTVEKHVGSVLRKTGSANRTALAHRSAVQRATPR; from the coding sequence GTGGGCGTCCGGATCGACCCGCACGACAAGATCGACGCACTGACCGGTGCCGTCGAGGATCTGGCCGGGCAGTTCACCCTCCAGCCGCTGTTGCGGCGCATTCTCACCCGGGCGATCAGCCTGCTCGGCGGTGGCGCCGGGTCGATCTGCAGCGTGGACGAGCAGGCCGGGGTCTACCGCAAGGAAGCCGACCTCGGGGTGTCCTGCCAGGAGGGCAGGTCGTTCCCGCTGGACGAAGGCGTCACCGGTGCGGTCGTCGCGAACCGGGCGCCGATGGTGTTCGACAGCTACGCCGAGGTCCGCGGCGGCCACGTCGCACCGGGTGAACGCGACCGCCTGCACGCCACCGTCGGTGTACCGATCGAGTGGGCCGGCCGGATCATCGGGGTCTGCGTGGTGTTCAGTACCGATCCCGCGCTGCGGTTCCGCGACGAGGACGTGCGCCTGCTCGGCCTGTTCGCCAAGCACGCCGCGATCGCGATCACGAACGCCCGGTTGCACGCGGATGCCGACGACCGGACCCGGCGGCTGGCCGTGAGCGCCGAACGCGAGCGCGTGGTCCGCGACGTGCACGACGCCGTCGCCCGCGCCCTCGGCTCGATCCTGATGCACATCGACGCGGTCGACGGCGCCCTCGATCCGGCCACGGCCGCCCACCTCGCCGCGGCCCGGACCACCGCGGGCAACGCGCTCGCCGAGACCCGCCGGACCGTCCTCGGCCTGGGTCCCGCGTTGCTCGAACCGCACTCGCTGGACGACGCGCTGGCGATGGAGCTCGGCTGGGCCCGCTCCACCACCGGGATCCGCACCGACCTGGTGGTGACCGGTGAATGGCCACACCCGGCGCCCGAACTCGGCCAGCAGGCGCTGCGGATCGTCCAGGAAGCGCTGACCAATGTCGTACTGCACGCGCAGGCCAGCCTGGTTCGCGTCGGTGTGCTCTACGGCACCGAGGATCTGACGATCGTGGTCGAGGACAACGGCTGCGGCTTCGACCCGGCCCGGTTGGCCACCGGTCCCCGGACCGGTCTCGGCCTGACCGGGATCGTGGCCCGGGCCAAGCACCTCGGCGCGGACCTGCAGATCGAGTCGACGCCGGGCTGGGGGACACGGGTCCGCGCCCATGTCCCGTACGAGCGCACTGCGATCGGTGGACGGTCCGGCGAGGACAGCTGGCGGATCCTGGTCGTGCATCCACGACCGATCGTCCGGGCCGGCCTGGTTCGCTTGCTGGCCAGGGCGGAGCCGGAGATCCAGGTGGTCGGCGAGATCGGTGAGGCGCGTGCCGTGGTCGACGCGGTCCGCGTGCTCGAACCGGATGTCGTGCTCCTTGATCTGCAGATGCCCGAGTTGGACGGCGCACGGCTGACGTCGTACATCCGCGCCGCCCGGCCGGGGACCTCGATCCTGGTGCTGGCCGACGACACCGCGGACGACCTGTTGCGGGCCGCGGTGATGGCGGGTGCGCGCGGCTGTGTCGGATCGGCTGCGGACGGTCCAGCGCTGGCCCGGGCGGTACTCGCGGCGGCGCGTGGTGACGTCGCGCTCACCGAGCAGGTCCTGCACCGCTTCGTCGGAGCGCGGGCGGAATCGCTGGACGAGGCGCTCACCGAGCGCGAGCACGAGGTCCGCCGCCTGGTCGAACGCGGCCTGCCCGACAAGCGGATCGCGAGCTTGCTGGGGATCTCGGTGAAGACCGTCGAGAAGCACGTCGGCTCGGTGCTGCGGAAGACCGGATCGGCCAATCGGACCGCGCTCGCGCATCGGTCCGCGGTCCAGCGCGCGACCCCTCGGTAG